In Necator americanus strain Aroian chromosome IV, whole genome shotgun sequence, the following proteins share a genomic window:
- a CDS encoding hypothetical protein (NECATOR_CHRIV.G15105.T1) gives MLLICPVDYHMRLNRHLPYFLRGRVVAGFGRGGKQLGCPTANIEEAVVETLPSEFPCGVFYGLARVDGEQVDKMVMSIGRNPHYHNEKKTLEVHLLRKFENDFYGSMVDVLILGFIRPMAAFNNLDELRTAISSDIALAEKELKRMDTKELTQQFFH, from the exons ATGCTGCTTATCTGTCCCGTAGATTATCACATGCGTCTGAACCGACATCTGCCGTATTTTCTTCGAGGACGAGTTGTAGCGGGTTTTGGTAGAGGCGGAAAGCAGTTGGGATGTCCTACCG CGAACATTGAGGAAGCTGTTGTGGAGACCTTACCGTCTGAATTTCCTTGTGGTGTGTTCTATGGGCTAGCACGAGTCGATGGCGAACAG GTCGACAAGATGGTAATGAGCATAGGACGGAATCCACACTATcataatgagaagaaaacgcTG GAAGTGCACTTATTACGAAAATTTGAGAATGATTTCTACGGATCAATGGTTGATGTGCTGATTCTGGGATTTATACGTCCAATGGCTGCGTTTAACAACCTAG ATGAACTCCGTACAGCGATCAGTTCAGACATAGCCCTTGCCGAAAAGGAGCTGAAAAGAATGGACACAAAAGAGTTGACACAACAATTCTtccattaa
- a CDS encoding hypothetical protein (NECATOR_CHRIV.G15105.T2) gives MRLNRHLPYFLRGRVVAGFGRGGKQLGCPTANIEEAVVETLPSEFPCGVFYGLARVDGEQVDKMVMSIGRNPHYHNEKKTLEVHLLRKFENDFYGSMVDVLILGFIRPMAAFNNLDELRTAISSDIALAEKELKRMDTKELTQQFFH, from the exons ATGCGTCTGAACCGACATCTGCCGTATTTTCTTCGAGGACGAGTTGTAGCGGGTTTTGGTAGAGGCGGAAAGCAGTTGGGATGTCCTACCG CGAACATTGAGGAAGCTGTTGTGGAGACCTTACCGTCTGAATTTCCTTGTGGTGTGTTCTATGGGCTAGCACGAGTCGATGGCGAACAG GTCGACAAGATGGTAATGAGCATAGGACGGAATCCACACTATcataatgagaagaaaacgcTG GAAGTGCACTTATTACGAAAATTTGAGAATGATTTCTACGGATCAATGGTTGATGTGCTGATTCTGGGATTTATACGTCCAATGGCTGCGTTTAACAACCTAG ATGAACTCCGTACAGCGATCAGTTCAGACATAGCCCTTGCCGAAAAGGAGCTGAAAAGAATGGACACAAAAGAGTTGACACAACAATTCTtccattaa
- a CDS encoding hypothetical protein (NECATOR_CHRIV.G15105.T3), which yields MRLNRHLPYFLRGRVVAGFGRGGKQLGCPTANIEEAVVETLPSEFPCGVFYGLARVDGEQVDKMVMSIGRNPHYHNEKKTLNDFYGSMVDVLILGFIRPMAAFNNLDELRTAISSDIALAEKELKRMDTKELTQQFFH from the exons ATGCGTCTGAACCGACATCTGCCGTATTTTCTTCGAGGACGAGTTGTAGCGGGTTTTGGTAGAGGCGGAAAGCAGTTGGGATGTCCTACCG CGAACATTGAGGAAGCTGTTGTGGAGACCTTACCGTCTGAATTTCCTTGTGGTGTGTTCTATGGGCTAGCACGAGTCGATGGCGAACAG GTCGACAAGATGGTAATGAGCATAGGACGGAATCCACACTATcataatgagaagaaaacgcTG AATGATTTCTACGGATCAATGGTTGATGTGCTGATTCTGGGATTTATACGTCCAATGGCTGCGTTTAACAACCTAG ATGAACTCCGTACAGCGATCAGTTCAGACATAGCCCTTGCCGAAAAGGAGCTGAAAAGAATGGACACAAAAGAGTTGACACAACAATTCTtccattaa
- a CDS encoding hypothetical protein (NECATOR_CHRIV.G15106.T3) has translation MAVGIDVRPSRTAAVDGAGGTEPVVNPAERTDMAAGRSHEKKKTNSARENTVTQEFQEHNTSPMPRPGYTAPITHDEQQIEKHNGGESIGHSHFKAERCLRKTGELCVTDCWAYKPLREFAM, from the exons ATGGCGGTCGGAATCGACGTGAGGCCATCCCGAACTGCAGCGGTGGATGGTGCTGGTGGTACG gaaccTGTCGTAAACCCTGCGGAAAGAACCG ATATGGCAGCAGGAAGAAGCCATG aaaaaaaaaaaacaaattcggCAAGAGAAAACACCGTAACTCAAGAATTCCAG GAGCACAATACTAGCCCGATGCCAAGACCCGGTTACACTGCTCCTATTACTCACGACGAgcaacaaatagaaaaacacaatGGCG GAGAATCGATAGGACATTCTCACTTCAAAGCAGAGCGATGCTTGCGGAAAACTGGTGAATTATGTGTAACAGATTGCTGGGCTTATAAGCCGCTTCG AGAATTTGCAATGTAG
- a CDS encoding hypothetical protein (NECATOR_CHRIV.G15106.T2): protein MAVGIDVRPSRTAAVDGAGGTIWQQEEAMSNAAAIPLRVPEKKKTNSARENTVTQEFQEHNTSPMPRPGYTAPITHDEQQIEKHNGGESIGHSHFKAERCLRKTGELCVTDCWAYKPLREFAM, encoded by the exons ATGGCGGTCGGAATCGACGTGAGGCCATCCCGAACTGCAGCGGTGGATGGTGCTGGTGGTACG ATATGGCAGCAGGAAGAAGCCATG AGTAATGCCGCGGCAATCCCACTTCGcgtgccagaaaaaaaaaaaacaaattcggCAAGAGAAAACACCGTAACTCAAGAATTCCAG GAGCACAATACTAGCCCGATGCCAAGACCCGGTTACACTGCTCCTATTACTCACGACGAgcaacaaatagaaaaacacaatGGCG GAGAATCGATAGGACATTCTCACTTCAAAGCAGAGCGATGCTTGCGGAAAACTGGTGAATTATGTGTAACAGATTGCTGGGCTTATAAGCCGCTTCG AGAATTTGCAATGTAG
- a CDS encoding hypothetical protein (NECATOR_CHRIV.G15106.T1) has product MKILVFLSHFYKVQQEHNTSPMPRPGYTAPITHDEQQIEKHNGGESIGHSHFKAERCLRKTGELCVTDCWAYKPLREFAM; this is encoded by the exons ATGAAGATTCTTGTGTTTTTGTCTCATTTTTATAAAGTGCAACAGGAGCACAATACTAGCCCGATGCCAAGACCCGGTTACACTGCTCCTATTACTCACGACGAgcaacaaatagaaaaacacaatGGCG GAGAATCGATAGGACATTCTCACTTCAAAGCAGAGCGATGCTTGCGGAAAACTGGTGAATTATGTGTAACAGATTGCTGGGCTTATAAGCCGCTTCG AGAATTTGCAATGTAG
- a CDS encoding hypothetical protein (NECATOR_CHRIV.G15107.T1), whose product MHSLQAISIVEQMKRHKRSVSERTGCEPGLWVLHGDARALLASDQREAWLVRLRYLWCERTDLLSDSCPARECRHPGDADIQTRRGADGGGGGDTSSLTGGGGRAAPRSV is encoded by the coding sequence ATGCACTCACTCCAGGCGATATCGATCGTTGAGCAGATGAAGCGACATAAAAGGAGCGTATCGGAGAGAACGGGGTGCGAGCCGGGGCTGTGGGTTCTGCACGGCGACGCCCGGGCGCTGCTCGCTTCGGACCAACGCGAGGCGTGGCTAGTGCGGTTGCGATATCTGTGGTGTGAGCGCACCGACTTGCTATCCGACTCCTGTCCCGCCAGAGAGTGCCGGCATCCCGGAGACGCCGACATCCAGACACGCAGAGGAGCCGACGGAGGCGGCGGCGGCGACACTAGCAGCTTGACCGGCGGCGGCGGCAGAGCAGCACCCCGTTCCGTGTAG
- a CDS encoding hypothetical protein (NECATOR_CHRIV.G15108.T3), translated as MGHCTSKDQKEGKRLNRRIDEQIKKDQSMSLRIIKLLLLGAGESGKSTILKQMRILHKDGFSQQDLEMIRPVVYSNCIHSMLSILRAMFHLQIEYADNERVRDSQLVFATVHANKEELTEELAAAMQRLWADEGVRECYRRSNEYQIDDSAKYFLDNLPRLSSLNYIPSEQDLLRTRIKTTGITEVLFELKGLTFRVIDVGGQRSERKKWIHCFDNVNAIIFISSLSEYDQTLREDNCTNRMQESLKLFDSICNSPWFADIHFILFLNKKDLFAEKIQRSPLTICFPEYKGQQNQTECINYIQWKFEQLNRSSQREIYCHHTCATDTNNVQFVLDACLDMIIAKNLKSMGLC; from the exons ATGGGACATTGTACAAGCAAGGATCAGAAGGAGGGGAAACGCCTCAATCGGCGCATCGACGAGCAGATCAAGAAGGATCAGTCGATGTCGCTGAGGATTATTAAACTGCTGTTGTTAG GCGCCGGTGAAAGTGGAAAAAGCACAATTCTGAAGCAGATGCGGATATTGCACAAG GATGGATTCTCACAGCAGGACCTGGAGATGATTCGTCCAGTTGTTTATTCGAATTGTATTCACTCCATGTTATCAATACTTCGTGCCATGTTTCATCTTCAAATCGAATATGCCGACAACGAACGAGTG CGAGACAGTCAACTGGTTTTCGCAACGGTTCATGCGAACAAGGAGGAGTTGACCGAAGAACTGGCTGCGGCGATGCAACGACTTTGGGCCGACGAAGGAGTACGGGAGTGCTACCGGCGTAGTAATGAGTATCAAATAGATGACAGCGCTAaata TTTTTTGGACAACTTACCTCGCCTTTCGTCATTAAACTATATACCGAGCGAGCAAGATCTGTTACGAACACGAATTAAAACCACTGGCATCACGGAAGTGCTTTTCGAATTGAAAGGGTTAACATTTAG AGTAATTGACGTTGGCGGCCAGCGAtcggaacgaaaaaaatggatcCATTGTTTTGACAACGTGAATGCGATAATTTTCATCAGTTCGCTGTCGGAATACGATCAAACGCTGCGAGAAGACAACTGTACT AATCGAATGCAAGAGTCGTTGAAACTGTTTGATTCCATCTGCAACAGTCCATGGTTCGCCgacattcatttcattttgtttctgaACAAGAAGGATCTATTTGCGGAAAAGATTCAACGTAGCCCGTTGACAATTTGCTTCCCAGAATACAAGGGGCAGCAGAATCAAACCGAATGCATTAACTACATCCAGTGGAAATTCGAGCAACTTAACAG GTCATCACAACGAGAGATCTACTGCCATCACACGTGCGCTACGGACACGAATAACGTGCAATTTGTACTAGACGCATGTCTAGATATGATAATTGCtaagaatttgaaaagtaTGGGTCTGTGTTAA
- a CDS encoding hypothetical protein (NECATOR_CHRIV.G15108.T4), which translates to MGHCTSKDQKEGKRLNRRIDEQIKKDQSMSLRIIKLLLLERDRFGIRQKSGIEDWVFMQGQSGKALTMKMASHEQKDRAGESGKSTILKQMRILHKDGFSQQDLEMIRPVVYSNCIHSMLSILRAMFHLQIEYADNERVRDSQLVFATVHANKEELTEELAAAMQRLWADEGVRECYRRSNEYQIDDSAKYFLDNLPRLSSLNYIPSEQDLLRTRIKTTGITEVLFELKGLTFRVIDVGGQRSERKKWIHCFDNVNAIIFISSLSEYDQTLREDNCTNRMQESLKLFDSICNSPWFADIHFILFLNKKDLFAEKIQRSPLTICFPEYKGQQNQTECINYIQWKFEQLNRSSQREIYCHHTCATDTNNVQFVLDACLDMIIAKNLKSMGLC; encoded by the exons ATGGGACATTGTACAAGCAAGGATCAGAAGGAGGGGAAACGCCTCAATCGGCGCATCGACGAGCAGATCAAGAAGGATCAGTCGATGTCGCTGAGGATTATTAAACTGCTGTTGTTAG AGCGAGACAGATTCGGCATCCGTCAAAAAAGCGGCATCGAGGACTGGGTATTTATGCAAGGACAATCAGGCAAGGCTCTCACTATGAAGATGGCCAGTCACGAACAAAAGGATC GCGCCGGTGAAAGTGGAAAAAGCACAATTCTGAAGCAGATGCGGATATTGCACAAG GATGGATTCTCACAGCAGGACCTGGAGATGATTCGTCCAGTTGTTTATTCGAATTGTATTCACTCCATGTTATCAATACTTCGTGCCATGTTTCATCTTCAAATCGAATATGCCGACAACGAACGAGTG CGAGACAGTCAACTGGTTTTCGCAACGGTTCATGCGAACAAGGAGGAGTTGACCGAAGAACTGGCTGCGGCGATGCAACGACTTTGGGCCGACGAAGGAGTACGGGAGTGCTACCGGCGTAGTAATGAGTATCAAATAGATGACAGCGCTAaata TTTTTTGGACAACTTACCTCGCCTTTCGTCATTAAACTATATACCGAGCGAGCAAGATCTGTTACGAACACGAATTAAAACCACTGGCATCACGGAAGTGCTTTTCGAATTGAAAGGGTTAACATTTAG AGTAATTGACGTTGGCGGCCAGCGAtcggaacgaaaaaaatggatcCATTGTTTTGACAACGTGAATGCGATAATTTTCATCAGTTCGCTGTCGGAATACGATCAAACGCTGCGAGAAGACAACTGTACT AATCGAATGCAAGAGTCGTTGAAACTGTTTGATTCCATCTGCAACAGTCCATGGTTCGCCgacattcatttcattttgtttctgaACAAGAAGGATCTATTTGCGGAAAAGATTCAACGTAGCCCGTTGACAATTTGCTTCCCAGAATACAAGGGGCAGCAGAATCAAACCGAATGCATTAACTACATCCAGTGGAAATTCGAGCAACTTAACAG GTCATCACAACGAGAGATCTACTGCCATCACACGTGCGCTACGGACACGAATAACGTGCAATTTGTACTAGACGCATGTCTAGATATGATAATTGCtaagaatttgaaaagtaTGGGTCTGTGTTAA
- a CDS encoding hypothetical protein (NECATOR_CHRIV.G15108.T1), which translates to MGHCTSKDQKEGKRLNRRIDEQIKKDQSMSLRIIKLLLLERDRFGIRQKSGIEDWVFMQGQSGKALTMKMASHEQKDRPEVVRTKRNGYFLD; encoded by the exons ATGGGACATTGTACAAGCAAGGATCAGAAGGAGGGGAAACGCCTCAATCGGCGCATCGACGAGCAGATCAAGAAGGATCAGTCGATGTCGCTGAGGATTATTAAACTGCTGTTGTTAG AGCGAGACAGATTCGGCATCCGTCAAAAAAGCGGCATCGAGGACTGGGTATTTATGCAAGGACAATCAGGCAAGGCTCTCACTATGAAGATGGCCAGTCACGAACAAAAGGATCGTCCAGAAGTAGtccgaacaaaaagaaatggcTACTTCTTAGATTGA
- a CDS encoding hypothetical protein (NECATOR_CHRIV.G15108.T2): MRILHKDGFSQQDLEMIRPVVYSNCIHSMLSILRAMFHLQIEYADNERVRDSQLVFATVHANKEELTEELAAAMQRLWADEGVRECYRRSNEYQIDDSAKYFLDNLPRLSSLNYIPSEQDLLRTRIKTTGITEVLFELKGLTFRVIDVGGQRSERKKWIHCFDNVNAIIFISSLSEYDQTLREDNCTNRMQESLKLFDSICNSPWFADIHFILFLNKKDLFAEKIQRSPLTICFPEYKGQQNQTECINYIQWKFEQLNRSSQREIYCHHTCATDTNNVQFVLDACLDMIIAKNLKSMGLC, encoded by the exons ATGCGGATATTGCACAAG GATGGATTCTCACAGCAGGACCTGGAGATGATTCGTCCAGTTGTTTATTCGAATTGTATTCACTCCATGTTATCAATACTTCGTGCCATGTTTCATCTTCAAATCGAATATGCCGACAACGAACGAGTG CGAGACAGTCAACTGGTTTTCGCAACGGTTCATGCGAACAAGGAGGAGTTGACCGAAGAACTGGCTGCGGCGATGCAACGACTTTGGGCCGACGAAGGAGTACGGGAGTGCTACCGGCGTAGTAATGAGTATCAAATAGATGACAGCGCTAaata TTTTTTGGACAACTTACCTCGCCTTTCGTCATTAAACTATATACCGAGCGAGCAAGATCTGTTACGAACACGAATTAAAACCACTGGCATCACGGAAGTGCTTTTCGAATTGAAAGGGTTAACATTTAG AGTAATTGACGTTGGCGGCCAGCGAtcggaacgaaaaaaatggatcCATTGTTTTGACAACGTGAATGCGATAATTTTCATCAGTTCGCTGTCGGAATACGATCAAACGCTGCGAGAAGACAACTGTACT AATCGAATGCAAGAGTCGTTGAAACTGTTTGATTCCATCTGCAACAGTCCATGGTTCGCCgacattcatttcattttgtttctgaACAAGAAGGATCTATTTGCGGAAAAGATTCAACGTAGCCCGTTGACAATTTGCTTCCCAGAATACAAGGGGCAGCAGAATCAAACCGAATGCATTAACTACATCCAGTGGAAATTCGAGCAACTTAACAG GTCATCACAACGAGAGATCTACTGCCATCACACGTGCGCTACGGACACGAATAACGTGCAATTTGTACTAGACGCATGTCTAGATATGATAATTGCtaagaatttgaaaagtaTGGGTCTGTGTTAA
- a CDS encoding hypothetical protein (NECATOR_CHRIV.G15109.T1) — protein sequence MIKTANNSVLCFTYDADEKAKRQGLRKVDFHIRVQEDKYRNRSESPDPKVRFAHSHLAVRSKRRLGSIFVWRTRRLSGLITFDFTAAQGSEEDELMRKTVENKNTS from the coding sequence ATGATAAAGACAGCTAACAACTCAGTTCTTTGTTTCACATATGACGCCGATGAAAAGGCTAAACGTCAAGGTCTACGCAAGGTCGACTTTCATATTCGTGTGCAGGAAGATAAATATAGAAATCGTAGCGAAAGtcctgatcctaaggtacgattTGCACATTCACATCTAGCTGTGAGGTCCAAAAGAAGACTTGGAAGTATCTTTGTTTGGCGAACTAGGCGTTTGTCCGGACTAATCACTTTCGATTTCACTGCCGCTCAAGGCTCCGAAGAAGACGAACTCATGAGAAAGACAGTCGAGAACAAGAATACAAGTTAG